One region of Salvia miltiorrhiza cultivar Shanhuang (shh) chromosome 3, IMPLAD_Smil_shh, whole genome shotgun sequence genomic DNA includes:
- the LOC131018316 gene encoding uncharacterized protein LOC131018316, protein MERLLILRSVTHHHYRRDSEYLSALTPSGHVDYDHENLILPFSCLSPVTGISAGGLVYLFDIHEGKSVICNPTTKTLKFLHRRELPSPPAMISCFSSAFAYHDASDDYKVVRFFSYYEPEVPRPDFHKAELFSLKGDFWKELQPPLMNGEMLRASSCGVYVNGVCYWSTKDGLYVLSFDLSSERFSPFDLPQLGKKDMRYNLLNVGGKLGVSIQKLSFKFGIVTTLPIFMWSERMWIPLFSVVNVCDVERPLLISGNRFLFLSKRIPRYQTQLVVYDLETKESKELEIYDFLKEMKIFSYVESQVPLKHSIPMNVYCRSYEFEQFEEKKRKREKWEVWISEKFRERKREEWEKWRKERNMRMYIIMKSNHPFWMMMFRRNMRLRRYLD, encoded by the coding sequence ATGGAACGGCTTCTTATTCTACGCTCCGTTACCCATCACCACTATCGTCGTGATAGTGAATATTTGTCGGCACTCACTCCTTCTGGGCACGTGGATTATGACCATGAAAATCTCATCCTCCCCTTCTCCTGCTTATCTCCCGTAACGGGTATCAGCGCCGGCGGATTAGTATACTTATTCGATATCCACGAGGGCAAGAGCGTGATCTGCAATCCAACGACCAAAACTCTGAAATTTCTCCATCGGCGGGAGCTGCCATCTCCCCCAGCCATGATTTCTTGCTTTAGTAGCGCCTTCGCTTACCACGATGCATCCGATGACTACAAAGTTGTAAGATTTTTCTCGTATTATGAACCTGAGGTGCCACGTCCCGACTTTCATAAAGCTGAGTTGTTTTCACTGAAAGGAGATTTCTGGAAGGAGCTTCAGCCCCCTCTTATGAATGGTGAGATGCTTCGAGCAAGTTCCTGTGGCGTCTATGTTAATGGGGTTTGCTATTGGTCGACTAAAGATGGGCTTTACGTTCTGTCGTTTGATTTAAGCAGTGAACGTTTCTCCCCCTTTGATTTACCACAATTGGGGAAAAAGGACATGCGTTATAATCTTTTGAATGTTGGTGGCAAATTGGGCGTTTCCATCCAGAAACTATCCTTTAAGTTTGGGATTGTTACTACTCTTCCTATTTTTATGTGGAGTGAGAGGATGTGGATTCCTTTGTTTAGTGTTGTTAATGTTTGTGATGTTGAGAGGCCGCTGTTGATTAGTGGGAAtagatttttatttctttccaagAGAATTCCGCGATATCAAACTCAGCTGGTAGTTTATGATCTGGAAACAAAAGAGTCGAAGGAACTGGAGATATATGATTTCCTAAAGGAGATGAAGATATTTAGTTATGTTGAGAGCCAAGTTCCACTAAAACATTCAATACCAATGAATGTGTATTGCAGATCCTACGAGTTTGAGCAGTTTgaggagaagaagaggaagagagagaagtgGGAGGTGTGGATATCAGAAAAGTTTCgggagaggaagagagaggagtGGGAGAAATGGAGGAAGGAGAGAAACATGAGGATGTATATAATTATGAAGAGTAATCACCCATTTTGGATGATGATGTTCAGGCGGAATATGAGGTTGAGGCGCTATCTCGACTGA